A stretch of the Hippoglossus hippoglossus isolate fHipHip1 chromosome 1, fHipHip1.pri, whole genome shotgun sequence genome encodes the following:
- the LOC117766444 gene encoding uncharacterized protein LOC117766444 isoform X2, whose product MHSGAPSDGNSPLSNSCRIVTDSTSTPALSSDMLTFRLSLDDDSNSQRHQEDPTVQQLSEFEDSVQVLAEDGTNPENGKRDGEMADSRQDTEQPSQFNRDETPEEEREKSSDKRHVCVGMKSLAKMKQMQEMTETTPISVKVKLKRRTTGEVWEVVSGQDTHDTLSSFTSLKQDKTPNTEVLNVPPPPSTVQPSSVQNPDSLFLQSATTNSPKSPPHPNTSSDSQVPSSNCFTPNQNDGIEASPLLQGQGSVEESDEQIEKLLEDIMMGLNILPNLERDCRGSHHGQQSQGGGSSVCNIPVTHKEAGHSHMHAGVSTAGCVFYQDLGTPNCSTETAQNLPSCSALSSVLPDPALIQQQQEFSSQYHSSVRSMWQRDGMNHQRTPLSKTQESVCPAAPTARSLIPSAFFSTVQKINYPAFQEPSSRPNLHNFDIFPLTNGNDPQSIHTLPLPCMADFRLPRCLSPLEPCTSSTKYQFVLNNSMNIGNKFQQQPSLQRRPWLAGNPGSLQFPLSTITHRKNESASLPQDINGRCWSKLRQEHVELNQPNGGTWTGSCTAKEVAERKTASADQPNPLELKSKPRKMKELDTTGVKVARKRKKTKSTSHQQDAAGSILTYKDVKISDATKSKINLSICQVSLSSNNVLAKEREKAAGALNSPSKFVGKPNQSSFVTESLRKNRRRSGLDADRTPIKTRGFVKIIQESLSETSPENVVAAQSVAQRVVNKQEVVRRKRGRPSKKKPPDLTAPNNNPAVDKKDSHDEGSHQQTVSLPKDDLEKGDKTKQRCKKRRRNRSTEAGEVPLKKSIEIDCQPEADITDINPDVRIPGVNKRPRMVILKEFKKLINSKNLKMRKSKENQTNKPERAAESEGVATLDSTCKESTEVFVKDVDIVQPQDRRRSEESQAVVTINKNHNQVFNESTDEKSKSQREESGSSTSKETSVICGEKLPAFSFDALEEVSKLSADREQPLKNPDEGASNTTQQTAVQDDGSDLPQKDKPSDDYLLPQTLERTGPGLSDAGGINRTPGCEEEEEEVDVLLYSPVKLQTREDGLHNMEIIPDEEEEEEDVNEIDVTGDEEE is encoded by the exons ATGCACAGTGGTGCACCAAGTGATGGAAACTCTCCATTAAGCAATTCCTGTAGAATTGTGACCGATAGCACGTCAACTCCAGCTTTGTCCAGCGACATGTTGACCTTCCGGCTCTCTCTTGATGATGACTCAAACTCCCAAAGGCATCAGGAAGACCCCACCGTCCAGCAGTTGTCTGAGTTTGAGGACAGCGTACAGGTTTTGGCAGAGGATGGGACAAACCCTGAGAATGGAAAAAGAGACGGTGAGATGGCTGACAGCAGACAAGATACAGAGCAGCCAAGCCAATTTAACAGAGATGAGACaccagaggaagaaagagaaaagtctTCAGACAAGAGGCACGTCTGTGTCGGGATGAAGAGCCTGGCCAAGATGAAACAGATGCAGGAGATGACAGAGACCACTCCGATTTCTGTCAAG GTGAAGCTGAAGAGGAGGACCACAGGAGAAGTGTGGGAGGTGGTGAGTGGGCAAGACACACATGACACCCTGTCAAGTTTCACCTCACTGAAACAG GACAAAACGCCAAACACAGAGGTTTTAAAcgtcccacctcctccctccactgtcCAGCCAAGCTCAGTGCAGAATCCAGACTCCCTCTTTCTTCAGTCGGCCACCACCAACTCCCCCAAATCACCACCTCACCCCAATACTTCCTCTGACTCCCAAGTGCCATCTAGCAACTGCTTCACCCCAAACCAAAACGATGGCATCGAGGCCTCCCCACTCCTCCAGGGTCAGGGCTCTGTAGAGGAGTCCGATGAGCAGATAGAAAAGCTGCTAGAGGACATCATGATGGGCCTCAACATCCTGCCCAACCTGGAGAGGGACTGCAGGGGGTCTCATCACGGTCAGCAGAGCCAAGGCGGAGGATCGTCTGTCTGCAATATCCCTGTTACACATAAAGAAGCAGGCCACAGTCATATGCACGCTGGTGTCAGCACAGCAGGGTGTGTGTTTTACCAGGATTTGGGGACACCAAATTGCTCAACAGAAACAG CTCAGAACCTGCCCAGCTGCTCCGCACTTTCATCTGTTCTACCAGACCCTGCCCTGatccaacagcagcaggagtTCTCTTCACAGTATCACTCATCTGTCAGATCCATGTGGCAACGAGATGGAATGAACCATCAGAGAACGCCACTGTCCAAAACTCAAGAAAGTGTATGTCCTGCAGCACCTACAGCAAGATCACTCATACCCTCAGCTTTCTTCTCCACtgtgcagaaaataaattaccCCGCATTCCAGGAACCGTCTTCACGACCAAATCTGCACAACTTTGACATCTTCCCTCTGACAAATGGAAATGATCCACAGTCCATTCATACTCTGCCCTTACCTTGCATGGCTGATTTCCGACTTCCTCGATGTCTCTCTCCCTTAGAGCCGTGTACTTCATCAACAAAATATCAGTTTGTCCTCAACAACTCAATGAATATTGGCAATAAATTTCAGCAGCAGCCATCTCTACAAAGGCGACCCTGGCTCGCAGGTAACCCTGGATCACTGCAGTTCCCTCTGAGTACAATTACTCACAGAAAAAATGAAAGTGCGTCTTTACCACAGGATATAAATGGCCGCTGTTGGTCAAAGCTAAGACAAGAACATGTGGAGTTGAATCAGCCGAATGGAGGAACCTGGACAGGATCTTGTACTGCGAAAGAAGTGGCCGAGAGAAAAACGGCATCTGCTGATCAACCAAATCCTCTGGAGCTTAAATCTAAACCCAGGAAGATGAAAGAACTTGACACTACAGGTGTTAAAGTCGCACGtaaaagaaagaagacaaagTCCACCAGTCATCAGCAAGATGCTGCTGGTTCTATATTGACATACAAAGACGTGAAAATCAGTGATGCAACAAAGAGCAAAATCAACTTGAGCATTTGTCAAGTCAGTTTGTCAAGCAACAATGTGCTGGcgaaggaaagagaaaaggctGCAGGCGCTTTGAACAGTCCATCCAAATTTGTTGGGAAACCAAATCAGTCGTCGTTCGTCACAGAAAGTCTAAGAAAGAACCGCAGGCGGTCTGGGTTGGACGCTGACCGAACTCCCATCAAAACCAGGGGTTTTGTAAAAATAATCCAAGAATCACTGAGTGAGACAAGCCCAGAAAATGTTGTAGCTGCACAATCTGTGGCCCAGAGAGTGGTGAACAAACAAGAAGTCGTACGGCGAAAACGTGGAAGACCTTCAAAGAAAAAACCTCCAGATCTTACTGCTCCAAACAACAACCCTGCTGTGGACAAAAAGGACAGCCACGATGAAGGAAGTCATCAGCAGACAGTCAGTTTGCCGAAGGACGATTTGGAAAAGGGggacaaaacaaagcaaaggtGCAAAAAAAGGAGGCGGAATAGAAGTACAGAAGCAGGGGAGGTTCCACTGAAGAAGTCCATTGAGATAGATTGCCAACCTGAAGCAGACATTACTGACATAAACCCAGACGTAAGAATACCTGGGGTCAACAAACGGCCACGAATGGTTATTCTGAAGGAGTTTAAGAAGCTTATTAATAGTAAAAACTTAAAGATGAGGAAGtcaaaagaaaaccaaacaaataaacctgaaaGAGCGGCAGAGAGTGAAGGGGTGGCTACCTTAGACAGCACATGTAAAGAATCGACTGAGGTGTTCGTGAAGGACGTTGACATTGTTCAGCCTCAAGACAGGAGAAGGAGTGAAGAATCTCAGGCCGTGGTCACAATCAATAAAAATCACAATCAAGTCTTCAACGAATCAACAGATGAGAAAAGTAAATCACAGCGAGAAGAAAGCGGCAGCTCTACGAGTAAGGAGACCAGTGTGATCTGTGGTGAAAAGCTACCGGCCTTTTCCTTTGATGCTTTGGAAGAAGTGTCCAAGTTATCAGCAGACAGGGAGCAGCCGCTGAAGAACCCTGATGAAG GAGCGTCAAATACAACACAGCAGACTGCCGTCCAGGATGACGGCAGTGACCTGCCTCAGAAAGACAAACCCTCAGATGACTACTTGCTGCCCCAGACACTTGAGAGAACTGGTCCAGGTCTGTCCGATGCTGGTGGGATCAACAGGACCCCAggctgtgaggaggaagaggaggaggtggatgtcCTGCTGTACTCTCCAGTCAAACTGCAGACCAGAGAGGATGGACTACACAACATGGAGATAATAccagatgaagaggaggaggaggaagacgtgAATGAGATTGATGTGACTGGAGATGAGGAAGAGTAA
- the LOC117766444 gene encoding uncharacterized protein LOC117766444 isoform X1, whose amino-acid sequence MHSGAPSDGNSPLSNSCRIVTDSTSTPALSSDMLTFRLSLDDDSNSQRHQEDPTVQQLSEFEDSVQVLAEDGTNPENGKRDGEMADSRQDTEQPSQFNRDETPEEEREKSSDKRHVCVGMKSLAKMKQMQEMTETTPISVKVKLKRRTTGEVWEVVSGQDTHDTLSSFTSLKQDKTPNTEVLNVPPPPSTVQPSSVQNPDSLFLQSATTNSPKSPPHPNTSSDSQVPSSNCFTPNQNDGIEASPLLQGQGSVEESDEQIEKLLEDIMMGLNILPNLERDCRGSHHGQQSQGGGSSVCNIPVTHKEAGHSHMHAGVSTAGCVFYQDLGTPNCSTETGIPCCFTAQNLPSCSALSSVLPDPALIQQQQEFSSQYHSSVRSMWQRDGMNHQRTPLSKTQESVCPAAPTARSLIPSAFFSTVQKINYPAFQEPSSRPNLHNFDIFPLTNGNDPQSIHTLPLPCMADFRLPRCLSPLEPCTSSTKYQFVLNNSMNIGNKFQQQPSLQRRPWLAGNPGSLQFPLSTITHRKNESASLPQDINGRCWSKLRQEHVELNQPNGGTWTGSCTAKEVAERKTASADQPNPLELKSKPRKMKELDTTGVKVARKRKKTKSTSHQQDAAGSILTYKDVKISDATKSKINLSICQVSLSSNNVLAKEREKAAGALNSPSKFVGKPNQSSFVTESLRKNRRRSGLDADRTPIKTRGFVKIIQESLSETSPENVVAAQSVAQRVVNKQEVVRRKRGRPSKKKPPDLTAPNNNPAVDKKDSHDEGSHQQTVSLPKDDLEKGDKTKQRCKKRRRNRSTEAGEVPLKKSIEIDCQPEADITDINPDVRIPGVNKRPRMVILKEFKKLINSKNLKMRKSKENQTNKPERAAESEGVATLDSTCKESTEVFVKDVDIVQPQDRRRSEESQAVVTINKNHNQVFNESTDEKSKSQREESGSSTSKETSVICGEKLPAFSFDALEEVSKLSADREQPLKNPDEGASNTTQQTAVQDDGSDLPQKDKPSDDYLLPQTLERTGPGLSDAGGINRTPGCEEEEEEVDVLLYSPVKLQTREDGLHNMEIIPDEEEEEEDVNEIDVTGDEEE is encoded by the exons ATGCACAGTGGTGCACCAAGTGATGGAAACTCTCCATTAAGCAATTCCTGTAGAATTGTGACCGATAGCACGTCAACTCCAGCTTTGTCCAGCGACATGTTGACCTTCCGGCTCTCTCTTGATGATGACTCAAACTCCCAAAGGCATCAGGAAGACCCCACCGTCCAGCAGTTGTCTGAGTTTGAGGACAGCGTACAGGTTTTGGCAGAGGATGGGACAAACCCTGAGAATGGAAAAAGAGACGGTGAGATGGCTGACAGCAGACAAGATACAGAGCAGCCAAGCCAATTTAACAGAGATGAGACaccagaggaagaaagagaaaagtctTCAGACAAGAGGCACGTCTGTGTCGGGATGAAGAGCCTGGCCAAGATGAAACAGATGCAGGAGATGACAGAGACCACTCCGATTTCTGTCAAG GTGAAGCTGAAGAGGAGGACCACAGGAGAAGTGTGGGAGGTGGTGAGTGGGCAAGACACACATGACACCCTGTCAAGTTTCACCTCACTGAAACAG GACAAAACGCCAAACACAGAGGTTTTAAAcgtcccacctcctccctccactgtcCAGCCAAGCTCAGTGCAGAATCCAGACTCCCTCTTTCTTCAGTCGGCCACCACCAACTCCCCCAAATCACCACCTCACCCCAATACTTCCTCTGACTCCCAAGTGCCATCTAGCAACTGCTTCACCCCAAACCAAAACGATGGCATCGAGGCCTCCCCACTCCTCCAGGGTCAGGGCTCTGTAGAGGAGTCCGATGAGCAGATAGAAAAGCTGCTAGAGGACATCATGATGGGCCTCAACATCCTGCCCAACCTGGAGAGGGACTGCAGGGGGTCTCATCACGGTCAGCAGAGCCAAGGCGGAGGATCGTCTGTCTGCAATATCCCTGTTACACATAAAGAAGCAGGCCACAGTCATATGCACGCTGGTGTCAGCACAGCAGGGTGTGTGTTTTACCAGGATTTGGGGACACCAAATTGCTCAACAGAAACAG GTATCCCCTGTTGTTTCACAGCTCAGAACCTGCCCAGCTGCTCCGCACTTTCATCTGTTCTACCAGACCCTGCCCTGatccaacagcagcaggagtTCTCTTCACAGTATCACTCATCTGTCAGATCCATGTGGCAACGAGATGGAATGAACCATCAGAGAACGCCACTGTCCAAAACTCAAGAAAGTGTATGTCCTGCAGCACCTACAGCAAGATCACTCATACCCTCAGCTTTCTTCTCCACtgtgcagaaaataaattaccCCGCATTCCAGGAACCGTCTTCACGACCAAATCTGCACAACTTTGACATCTTCCCTCTGACAAATGGAAATGATCCACAGTCCATTCATACTCTGCCCTTACCTTGCATGGCTGATTTCCGACTTCCTCGATGTCTCTCTCCCTTAGAGCCGTGTACTTCATCAACAAAATATCAGTTTGTCCTCAACAACTCAATGAATATTGGCAATAAATTTCAGCAGCAGCCATCTCTACAAAGGCGACCCTGGCTCGCAGGTAACCCTGGATCACTGCAGTTCCCTCTGAGTACAATTACTCACAGAAAAAATGAAAGTGCGTCTTTACCACAGGATATAAATGGCCGCTGTTGGTCAAAGCTAAGACAAGAACATGTGGAGTTGAATCAGCCGAATGGAGGAACCTGGACAGGATCTTGTACTGCGAAAGAAGTGGCCGAGAGAAAAACGGCATCTGCTGATCAACCAAATCCTCTGGAGCTTAAATCTAAACCCAGGAAGATGAAAGAACTTGACACTACAGGTGTTAAAGTCGCACGtaaaagaaagaagacaaagTCCACCAGTCATCAGCAAGATGCTGCTGGTTCTATATTGACATACAAAGACGTGAAAATCAGTGATGCAACAAAGAGCAAAATCAACTTGAGCATTTGTCAAGTCAGTTTGTCAAGCAACAATGTGCTGGcgaaggaaagagaaaaggctGCAGGCGCTTTGAACAGTCCATCCAAATTTGTTGGGAAACCAAATCAGTCGTCGTTCGTCACAGAAAGTCTAAGAAAGAACCGCAGGCGGTCTGGGTTGGACGCTGACCGAACTCCCATCAAAACCAGGGGTTTTGTAAAAATAATCCAAGAATCACTGAGTGAGACAAGCCCAGAAAATGTTGTAGCTGCACAATCTGTGGCCCAGAGAGTGGTGAACAAACAAGAAGTCGTACGGCGAAAACGTGGAAGACCTTCAAAGAAAAAACCTCCAGATCTTACTGCTCCAAACAACAACCCTGCTGTGGACAAAAAGGACAGCCACGATGAAGGAAGTCATCAGCAGACAGTCAGTTTGCCGAAGGACGATTTGGAAAAGGGggacaaaacaaagcaaaggtGCAAAAAAAGGAGGCGGAATAGAAGTACAGAAGCAGGGGAGGTTCCACTGAAGAAGTCCATTGAGATAGATTGCCAACCTGAAGCAGACATTACTGACATAAACCCAGACGTAAGAATACCTGGGGTCAACAAACGGCCACGAATGGTTATTCTGAAGGAGTTTAAGAAGCTTATTAATAGTAAAAACTTAAAGATGAGGAAGtcaaaagaaaaccaaacaaataaacctgaaaGAGCGGCAGAGAGTGAAGGGGTGGCTACCTTAGACAGCACATGTAAAGAATCGACTGAGGTGTTCGTGAAGGACGTTGACATTGTTCAGCCTCAAGACAGGAGAAGGAGTGAAGAATCTCAGGCCGTGGTCACAATCAATAAAAATCACAATCAAGTCTTCAACGAATCAACAGATGAGAAAAGTAAATCACAGCGAGAAGAAAGCGGCAGCTCTACGAGTAAGGAGACCAGTGTGATCTGTGGTGAAAAGCTACCGGCCTTTTCCTTTGATGCTTTGGAAGAAGTGTCCAAGTTATCAGCAGACAGGGAGCAGCCGCTGAAGAACCCTGATGAAG GAGCGTCAAATACAACACAGCAGACTGCCGTCCAGGATGACGGCAGTGACCTGCCTCAGAAAGACAAACCCTCAGATGACTACTTGCTGCCCCAGACACTTGAGAGAACTGGTCCAGGTCTGTCCGATGCTGGTGGGATCAACAGGACCCCAggctgtgaggaggaagaggaggaggtggatgtcCTGCTGTACTCTCCAGTCAAACTGCAGACCAGAGAGGATGGACTACACAACATGGAGATAATAccagatgaagaggaggaggaggaagacgtgAATGAGATTGATGTGACTGGAGATGAGGAAGAGTAA